The DNA region CGGCTTCGCACGGGTTTTCTTCCATGAGGGGCACATGTTTGTAGGCGGCGGCGTGGAAGACTACCTGCGGCTTGTATGTCCTGAAGGCGAAGTCGAGTCTCGGGATCTGGCGGACGTCGCCGATTACCGGGACGAAGTCGAGATTCGGGTAGTTGTCTTCGAGTTCGAGGCGGAGGTTGTGCATCGGGGTCTCGGCGTTGTCGAAGAGGATGAGCCTCTTGATGCCGAAGCCGGCGAGCTGGCGGCAGAGTTCGGAGCCGATGGAGCCGGCGGCGCCGGTCACCATGACCACTTTGTCCTTGAAGTTCTCGATGATCTTTTCCATCGAGATCTTGATCTCATTTCTGCCGAGGAGGTCTTCGACCTTGATTTCTCTCGGACGGATTATTGTCTGGCCTTCCACCACTTCGTCCACCGACGGCATGATGAGGCATTTGATGCCCCTGTGGGAGCATATCTTTATAAGACGGTCTTCTTCAGCCTGGGCGTCGGTTTCTTTGGCGAAGAGTATCGCGTTGACGCCATAGTCGGAGAGTATTGCGTTGATGTCGTCTTCATTTTCAAAGTTGATGATCGGGAGCTGGTCGATCATTCCGCCTTTTCCGGTGCGGCCCGGCATAAGGAAGCCGAGCACTTTGTAGTGCGGGGATGAGTGCAGGCGGACTATCGAGGCTACGCTCTTGTCGGAGAGGCCATAGACGAGCACCCGCTTGAATTCATTTCTCTCGAGGATACGCTGGTTGACTATATCGTAGGCCACGATCATCAGGATCCTGACTCCGATCAGCAGGAAGAAGGTCAGGAAGAAGTCGAGCACGAGCACTATTCCGATGGCATAGCTGAAGCGGCCGAAAGCGAACATGGCTACGGCGACCAGTAGGACTTTGCCTATAGCCGCTGTCGCGAAGCGGACGAGGTCCTTGATGCCGAGATGACGGATGATGATCCTGTAGCATCTTGTAAGCAGGAGGGTCACAGCGGAGATTCCTGCGGATAGTATGCTGTATAGGAGGATATGTCGTCCTGCGAATGACCTGGAGGTATCGAGAAGGTTGACGGTAAGAAGCACGACCACCGAGGCAAGTACGGAGAGAAATACGTCTGTCGCGTAGATAAGACGTTTGCTCAAGTACTTGCTTTTCAGTTCGTTAAGTTTAGCGAATAACATAAGGGTTGGGAATGAAAGGAATGACAGCGGACAACTAGAAAAGGTCACCCAGGGAAGTCCATGAGTGGCACATTTCTTTATCGGGACGGCTCTTTCCGGTCCGCACTATCCAGCAACGGTTTCCGGTTCGGAGGCCATATGTCATCACAAAATTATTAGTTTAGATTATCTTTACAAATATAGAAAATCGTTGTCAGTAATCCAAAAGAAATATGCTGCAAGGGCGTTTTTGTCTATTTCGCGGCATTTCGAATGGTTCGATAGGGTTCAATATTTGTATTTTTAATATATTATGCTTAGTTTTGCGGTGTAATATATAATTATTTGGTATATTATGGAAGATATTAAATGGATGACGGATGCTACTATCCTGGAGCATGTAGGTTCAAGGGTAAGGGAATGGCGTCTGGAGGTCGGCCTCTCGCAGAAGGATTTGGCTGCCAAAGCTTTGCTGTCTCTTCAGACAGTGCAGAAACTGGAGAAAGGGAAAGGCGCAAGTCTGTTTAATCTTATACGTATCTTGCGTATTGCGGGCAGGCTTGATGCCCTGGAGGCGTTTACCACCGAGAGGGAAATTTCCCCTATCGCGCTCGAGAAGCTGAATTCGCATAACAAGGTCCGTCAGAGGGCTCCTAAACGTAAGAAGGATGAAAACGCTGAAGGTACTCCTTTATGGTAGGCAGATAGGGACGCTGGCGCTTTTGCCTAGCGGTTTCTGCTCATTCGAATATACGGCTGAGTTCTGCCGTTCCGGCATGGAGCCATCGCCTCTGCATATGCCGGCGGTCGAGGGCAGGGTCTATATGTTCCCGAATCTTGCCCGCGAGACGTTCAGCGGGCTGCCGGGAATGATTGCGGATTCGCTGCCGGACCGGTTCGGACAGGCTCTGCTGGACCAGTGGCTTACGAGTCAGGGACGGTCTGCCGGAGGGGCGAATGCGCTGGAGAAGCTGGCGTACCAGGGAAGACGCTGCATGGGCGCGCTGACTTATGAGCCTGCGGCCGACGTACGTATGAACAAGAGTTCCGTGATTGAGATGGAGAGTCTGGTGGAGACGGCGAGGAAGGCGCTCTCGTCGAAGGAGGGATTCCAGTCGACGTTTGATGATGATGAGCAGGCGATTCTGGATATTCTGAAGATCGGGACTTCGGCCGGGGGCCAGAGGGCGAAGGCTGTGATTGCGGTGAATGACAAGACTAAGGAAATCCGTTCGGGCCAGGTTGCGGCTCCGGAGGGGTTCCGCTACTGGATCCTGAAGTTTGACGGGTTTGATTCGAATGGGGTTACGACGGAGCCGGCGGATTTCGGGAGGATTGAGTATGCATTCTCGGAGTGTGTGCGCCGGGCGGGGATCCGAATGACTGAGTGCCGGCTGAAGGAGGAGAATGGCAGGGCTCATTTCATGACGGAGCGGTTTGACCGGGTTGCTTCGGGAAAGCTGCACATGCAGACGCTGTGCGGGCTGGCGCATTATGATTTCAATATGTCGGGGGCCTATTCTTATGAGCAGGCTTTCGAGGTCATGCGACGGCTGGGCTTGTCGTACGAGGAGATGCAGGAGATGTTCCGGAGAATGGCGTTCAATGTCATGTGCATGAACATGGACGACCATACGAAGAATATTTCGTTTCTGATGGACCGGTCGGGCCGGTGGTCGCTCTCCCCTGCCTATGATATGCTATACAGCTATAACCCGGAGGGACAGTTTGCCTATGCCCACCAGATGACTGTCGCAGGGAAGCGTGCCGGGATCACCCGGGAGGATCTTCTGTCGGTCGCTTCAGAGCAGGGCATCCTCCGGCCGGGGGAGATTCTGCAGGAAGTACGGGACGCAGTGCTTGACTTCGCCTCGGTCGCTTCTTCGGTCGGGATCCGGCAGGCGAATATCCGCCGGATCACCTCGGACATTTCGCAGAATCTGCACGACGGCGGGTTCTAGGGAGGCGCCGTGTTATATATGCGTTTTTAATACATTAACTGCAGCTTTGATGGTTAATGTATTATTTTTATATACTTTATTATCTATTTATATTATTTCCAATGGAATTTATCGACTGATCCACTTTATCATTTCTGGTGGATTCTACCTATTGATTTACTTTTTCCGTTCCTGGAGGATCCTCCCTGTTTATATACGTTATCATCTCTGGTCGTTTTTTCCTATTTATATACTTTTTTCCATTTCTGGCGGATTTCCCCTACTGATATACTTTTTCCGTTCCTGGAGGATCCTCCCTGTTTATATACGTTATCATCTCCGTTCGTTTTTTCCTGCTGAGGGGGCAAGGATGTGCCACTGAGAGGGCTGCAGGGCATAGTGCTGCACCCTCAACCCAGTATTTCGGCCGCTGAGGGGGCAAGAATGTCCCACAGAGATGCGTGCAAGGCATTGTGCCGCACCCTCAACCCGGTATTTCAGCAGCTGAGGGGGCAAGGATGTGCCGCAGAGGTACCTGCAGGGCATTGTGCCGCACCCTCAACCCAGTATTTCGACAGCTGAGGGAGCAAGGAAGTGCCACAGAGGTGCGTGCAGGGCATTGTGCCGCACCCTCAACCCAGTATTTCGGCAGCTGAGGGGGCAAGGATGTGCCACAGAGATGCGCGCAGGGCATTATGCTGCACCCTCAACCCGGTATTTCGGCCGGCGAGGGGGCAAGGATGTGCCACAGAGGTACGTGCAGGGCATGTCGCTGCACCCTCAACCCTGTTTTTCGGCAGCTGAGGGGGCAAGGATGTGCCACAGAGGTGCCTGCAGGGCATGCGGCTGCACCCTCAACCCAGTTTTTCGGGCGCTGAGGGGGCAAGGAAGTGCCCCTGAGGTGCGTGCAGGGCATGCCGCTGCACCCTCAACCCAGTATTCCGGCAGCTGAGGGGGCAAGCACATGCCGCAGAACCCACTGCAACCCATACTCCTGCACCCTCAACTGGAGAATCAATAGAGTTTTTCTGCGATTGTTTTATCGATGCCAAGAATACGACTCATTTGCGAAGCATTGATGAAGAACTTCTTCCGCAAAATAGCCGCTAAACTCAGCAGATCCTCCGAACCAAGACTTTCCAATGAATCGACATTAAAATTCCGGCGAAGAATATCCTTCATCCTAACCAGAATGTCCCGATCCGAATATTCGATCCTGGACGCAATCCCGGAATCCACCTCCACTTCCTGTTCAGTAGAATCACGATGCAACATATAGAAAAAATCTATATTGCCATTAAATTTCGAGACAACTGTCTGATAATCAACAAATGAACTATTCAGGATCATTCCATCAACGTACTCATAACTATCCGGAAGCAGAATATGAGTATGGAATAGTTTCCGATACTCCCGGTATTTCAGATCTCCTATTTTACGGACATCCGGCAAATGATTCCCATGATGATTAAACACATCCGCAGAACTCCACGGATATTCCATCGGAGAATCAATCTTTGCTTTAAGAGGATTTCGCAGAATATACACGATGACATTCCTGAGCTGACGAAGATCCGCAATCGGAACTATCTGTTTCCCTCCATATGAGAGCGGCAGATCAGGAAATCTGCGGACAAGACGCCTTACGATAGTAACAAAATAATTGTTGCAGTCATCATATGACCCTGCCAAAAGAATATGCATATGGTTATTCATCAGGCAGTAGCACAGAATCCGGACAGGATATTTCTGCTTAACAAGAGCAATAGTATTCACCCCATACCGAAAATCTTCCTTTGATTTGAAAATAAGCCCCTTATCAAGGGCGTTCATGGAAATATGATAATATCTATCCATCTTTTTTTCCCATAAATATAATCGGATATAGTTTTCAAAATACAGGGTGAAATAATTTAAACACGATTTTTAAAAAGATTTTTATGATTTTTAATCTGCAAAGTTTACTGCTGAGGGGGCAAGGATGTGCCGCAGAGATGCGTGCAGGGCATTGTGCTGCACCCTCAACCCAGTATTTTGGCCGGTGAGGGGGCAAGGAAGTGCCACAGAGGTACCTGCAGGGCATGCGGCTGCACCCTCAACACAGTATTTCGACAGCTGAGGGGGCAAGGAAGTGCCACAGAAGTGCGTGCAAGGCATGCCGCTGCACCCTCAACCCTGTTTTTCGGGCGCTGAGGGGGCAAGGATGTGCCACGGAGGTGCGTGCAGGGTATTGTGCTGCACCCTCGACCCAGTATTTCGACAGCTGAGGGGGCAAGGATGTGCCACAGAGATGCGTGCAGGGCATTGCGCTGCACCCTCAACCCTGTATTTCGGCAGCTGAGGGGGCAAGGAAGTGCCACAGAGGTACCTACAGGGCATTATGCTGCACCCTCAACCCGGTATTTCGGCCGGTGAGGGGGCAAGGATGTGCCGCAGAAGTGCGTGCAGGGCATTGTGCTGCACCCTCAACCCGGTTTTTCGGCCGCTGAGGGGCAAGGATGTACCACATAGGTACGTGCAGGGCATTATGCTGCACCCTCAACCCTGTATTTCGGCAGCTGAGGGGGCAAGGATGTGCCACAGAGATGCGTGCAGGGCATGTCGCTGCACCCTCAGCACTGGCAGCACAGCACCTCAACCCAGTATTTCGGCAACTGAGGGGGCGAGGATGTGCCACTGAGGTACGTGCAGGGCATGTCGCTGCACCCTCAACACTGGCAGCACAGCACCTCAACCCGGTATTTCGGCAGGTGAGGGGGCAAGGAAGTGCCACAGAGAGGGCTGCAAGGTATTGTGCTGCACCCTCAACCCGGGATTTCGGCCGGTGAGGGGGCAAGGTTGTGCCACAGAGGTGCGTGCAGGGCATGTCGCTGCACCCTCAACCCTGGCAGCACGGCACCTCAACCCAGTATTTCGGCAGCTGAGGGGGCAAGGATGTGCCACAGAGATGCGTGCAGGGCAATGCGCTGCACCCTCAACCCGGTATTTTGGCCGGCGAGGGGGCAAGGATGTGCCACAGAGATGCGTGCAGGGCATTGCGCTGCACCCTCAGCACTGTTTTGCTGCACCCTCAGCACTGGAAAGGGATAAGGAAGAGGCGACAGCGGTGGGATCGGAGGAACTGTTCTGCCGGGAAAAGACCTAGTTGTGGTAGGTCATGGGGAGATGGATGCGCTGGAGGGAGTCGAGGGGGATGACGGGCTGTTCGATGCCGGACGGGTATGGGCGGCGGGAGAACTGGGCGAAGTACTGGAGGCAGGCGTCGCGCCACCAGGCGGCGTCGGCGGCCTGGATCTGCAGCTTTTCGTGGATGGACTTCCAGCGGTCACGGTCCACATACATGCGAAGGGATTCCCAGAGCTCGACATTGGCGCGCGTCGCCTTTACGCCGCGGTCATAACGGTAGCAGAGCTCGTCCCAAAGGGTGTTTCCGCTGCGCATCTTGTGGTCCCACGGAACATGGTGGAACCAGAGAAGATACTTCTCAGGGCACGTCCTGATATCATCAATGCGGGTACAGAAAGGATCATTGTACTGCAACACGGCGGCAGAACCGTCGACCGTCCTGTCGAAACCGAGGCCGATGGTATCGGCACGATGATAGTAGGACGGCAGCCAGTCAGGACGGGCGCCAGGAATGTCGCACCATGGTTCCGGACCATAATGGTGCTCCCAGGCAAAGATGTGATGCAGCCCCAGCGGCATCATGTAATCGACACATGTCTCCCAGGAGGAGAGCATCATCGCTTTGACAGGCTCGACGAACTTTTCGGTGAACCTGCGTCTGGACACGAAAAAAGGACGCGGGAAGGTCAGCCGGATCCACTCGTCCGCAATCTGGGCGGAACTGAGGGATGGATCCCACGCAAGCCGGCCGAAAGCGTACCAGTTAGCCTGGGCGAAGATATTTCCGCACCAGTTCTCATCCTGGCCAACATTGGCGACTCCGGCGATGATCGGACCCGACACACGGGAGACCAGCGAGCCCGGACCGTCACGATACGTGTCCGAATCCAGGAATTCCTTCCACATAGGCGCGAGGAAGACCGAATGGTTTCCCTGCCCGAGGTACTCCTGGGTTATCTGCAGCTCCGGAGCGAGAGAGGTACGGCGCATGGCACCGAACAAAGGGCTGTAAGGCTCCCGGGGCTGGAAATCGATAGGGCCATTCTTGACTTGAATGGCAACATTGTCGGCGAATTTGCCGTCGAGGGGCATGAATTCGTCGTAAGCTTGCATCGCCCGATCCGGGCTTCCGGCGCTATAGACAAAAGCGCGCCACATAACTATGCCCCCGTGGTCCACGAGAGCATTTGCAAGCATATTGGCGCCGTCCACATGGGTACGTCCGAAGTCCTGGGGGCCCGGCTGGCCTTCACTCGAGGCCTTGACAAGGAAACCTCCGAAGTCGGGGATAAGTCCGTAGATTTCGTCTGTCTTGTCGTTCCACCATTTCTTCACCGCCTTGTCCAGAGGATCGGCTGTAGATAGGATTGTGCTGTCAGCTCCGGAGCCTACATGCATAGGAGAAGCGAAGTTGACGGATAGATAAACCTTGATCCCGTAATGCCGGAGAATGTCGGCGATCTTCCCTACACGCACGAGATGCTCGTGGTCCAGGATTGCGGGAGAGGCATTGACATTGTTAAGTACTATTCCGTTGATTCCGATTTTCTGGTTGAGCGCACCATATTCGGAGATTCTTTCGACTGGCAGTTCGCCCGAGGTCCATCCCCAGATGGAGTGGCCCGCGTACCCGCGTTCAACAGTATCGTCAAGGTTGTCCCAGTGGTTTAGAATACGGTAGGAATAGGCAGGCGCCGCATCACGCGGAACCTGTCCATCCAACCATAGGTTATCGTGTCCGCGGGCACAACCCGTGACGATAACCGACACTAACACTAACACTTTTAACAACTTAAAGTTGCACACGGATAACTAATATATAAAAACTAACTAAACCGCCAAATTTATTTAATCATCCAGACCTTCAATTGTCTGGATATTGCCCTCGGCATCATACTTGAGCTCGCAGACCTTGAGGCTGCGGAGCCATGTACGGGCGCCTGAAGGGACAGAATCATGGTGGAAGAGCCACCATTTGCCATTATACTCCACAATACTGTGGTGGGTAGTCCAGCCGACTACAGGAGTCAGGATCTCGCCCTTGTAGGTGAATGGTCCGTATGGGCTGTCGCCTACTGCGTAGCAGAGATGATGTGTATCGCCTGTAGAGTAGCTGTAGTAATATTTTCCATTGTATTTATGCATCCAGCTGGCCTCGAAGAAACGACGGTGGTTGTCGCCTGCAGTGAGAGGCTTGCCGTTTTCGTCGAGGATGACGATCGGCTTAGGCTCCTCCGCAAACTGGAGCATGTCGTCTGAAAGACGGGCTACTCTCGGAGGGATTGCAGGCTCGTCATCGGCAGGGAACGTACTGCCTGTATCGAGGGCCTTGTTGTCACGGTAACGCTGGAGCTGGCCGCCCCATATACCTCCGAAGTAGAAATAATACTCTCCATTCTCCTCGAAAACGCAGACGTCGATAGAATAGCTACCGCGCATCGGGTCAGGCTGAGGCACGAACGGTCCGGTCGGAGAATCGCTGACAGCGACGCCGAAACGGAAGATGTCGGTCTTGTCCTTGAGCGGGAAATAGAGGTAGTATTTACCGTTCTTGCGGGCTACATCGCAGTCCCACAACTGGCGGCCGGCCCATTTGATGTCCTCGATCTTGAGAGCGACACCATGATCCTTTACCGGCGAAGTCATCGGATCCTTGCCTTCCAGCGAGAGGACATGGTAGTCCTTCATTGCGAAGTGGCTGCCGAAGTCGTCCTCAGGGATTCCGGACTCCCAGTCGTGGGATGGGTAGATGTAGAGTTTTCCATCAAACACATGGACTGACGGGTCAGCCATGTAATCGGATGGAAGAAGGTATCTTTTAGGGGTTTTAGTTGCCATATTATTTATAATCTTCAATTAACTGATTGACAAAAGGTTTTGCATTATATTCGCGGTCGAAGAGGAGCGGGTAGTCGGTTCCTCCCGGCACTACGAATCCGTTCTTCCACGAAGTAGCGTCGGTGATACCCCACGCGGTCACGCGAGTAATATGGTCGGCATACTCGATGAAGAGATCGGTAAATGCTCTCATGCGGGCGTTCCACTCAGCGGACACATCCTCAGGAAGACCGTCGGAATAAGGGCAGAGCCTTGCGAGGAGCTCCTGGCGGATAGCCTCTCTCTCCTCAGGCGCAGCAGTCCACATGCTCATGCGGAGGCGCTGGGTTTCGCCGACATCTGCAGACTGGGTCTCGGTCGGGTTCGCGCTCATGTCCCACTCCGTGATCATGACATCGACACCCTCGGCGATGAACGCGTCCATGGAGGCGCGGAATTCGTCGACAGTCGGATAGTCCATGCCCATATGGCCCTGCATGCCGACAGCATCGATGCGGAGGCCTCTCTCCTTGAGCTGGCGGATAAGGCGTACGACACCATTGCGACGGCCTTCGAGGTTCATGCCATAGTCATTGTAGTAGAGCTCGGCATCAGGGTCGGCCTCATGGGCGCACTGGAAGGCCCACGGAATGAATTCCTCTCCGAGGATCTGGTAGTAAAGGCTCTTGCGGTATGAGCCGTCTTCCATGATAGCTTCATTGACGACGTCCCAGCCTTTGAGCTTACCCTTATAACGGGTCATCACTGTAGTGATATGGTCTTTCATCCTCTGCTTGAGAAGTTCAGGGGATGCGAGTTCTCCCTTATCATCGAAGAACATCCAGCGTCCCGTCTGGGAATGCCATACGAGGCAGTGGCCTGTCATTGTAAGACCGGCTGCTTCGCCGTACTCCACGAACTTGTCTGCAAGCTCGAAGTTGTATTCATCTTCTTTCGGGTGCAGTTCCGCGTGCTTCATGCAGTTCTCCGGGACGATGGCATTGAAGTGCAGGGCTACGATAGAGTCCGCCTTCGGATCCTGGTGACGGATCTGCTGCTCGTTGAGAGCCGTTCCGACAAGGAACTTGTCCCCGAGGACGTCCTTAAGTCCTAGAGGGGCCTTAGGGGCGCATGCTGCAACTGCGAGGGCTGCGATTATGATGTATGCGTTCTTCATCTATTATAAGTTTAGTTCTTTTCTTCAATCTTTCTGCTCATCTCGTCAAGCTTCTCGTCGGTAAGAGGATACTTGTAGATGAGGTATCCGACAATTATGAGAAGGATTGCCGGAATTATGCAGGTAAACCAGAGAATGGCGTTCTGGGCTGTTGTTGAATACTCATTGAGCTTGACGTAGTAAGCATTGACCGGAGCGCTTATGAAGGAAGCGAGGAACACTACTACAAAGATGCCGAGCACAAGCTGAAGGCACTTGTTGGCCTTGAATTCCTTCCACATTTCGCCAAACGAAACCGGCTTTTCCGGAGTTGTCGTGATATTCTCCTTGCTGCCGAGGAAGCAGAGGGTAAGGAGGACGAATCCGACTATGGCGAAAATACATGTCACAGTAAACCATGCCTTAGGCGCCGTAGGAAGGGCGGACTGCTCGCTGGCGAGGTTGAAGCCGATCATTCCCATGACAAGAGGGGTGATCCAGCCGGCGATGGAGAAGCCAGCCTTGAATGCAACACCCGCGAGGGCATTGACAGTAGCGGCAGGTCTGTTGCCGGTACGGAACTCGGCTTCCGTGATCACTTCAGGGACGAGGGCCCACATAAGAGAACCTACGAGAAGTCCGACACCGGTCATCACCTTGGCGGTCTGGACGAGGGTATTGTTGCTTTCGACGTCAAAGAACTTGCCGATCACATACAGGGCGGCGAATCCGACGAAGCCGATGGAAAGAAGCATATAATAAAGGCCTTTCTTTCCGAGCCATCTCTTGAGCACAGGCAAGGAAGGAAGGATGACAAATGCAGGGATTGTACCGATGGCCATGAAAATAGCCTGGTTCCAGTCGATTGCAGTATGGGCAACCATGGCGAGTCCGATAGGGAAACCGGCCTGTACTACGATCTGGCCGATGTTGGCGCAGACCATTCGGGTTGAAGTAAGTATGAGGACTTCGTCGTTGTCGCGGGTCATACTTGCCATGATCGAGCCGTAAGGAATGTTTACGACTGAATATATCATGCTGAGCAGGGTGTAGCTGACAGTAGCATATATGATCTTCATGGTCATCGACCATGCTGCGGCCTGAGGAAGCATCAACAGACATGCTGCGATAGTAAGAGGAATTCCGCCGTAAAGAAGGTATGAGCGGTATTTGCCAAGTTTAGGATTCCTGTTGTCGATATATCGTCCTACGATCGGGCTCCAGAAACAGTCAATGAGACGGACAGAAAGAATCAGTCCGCTTACAAAGGCCGGATTAATCTTCAGAACCGTGGTAAGATAAAGCATCAGGTAGCATGCGACAGTCTGGAAAATCAGATTCTGCGCCAGGTCTCCCGACCCGAAGCCGATACGCTGCGCCCAGTTCAACTTGTAAAATCCTTTGGATTCGTTGTTTGCCATAAAAAAGCTTTAATTAGTTATACTATTTATTACTATCGAGTATTGTGTTAGATGTTCTAAGTCCAACTGTCTTTTTATCCTGAGGATGGATATCGTTCCACTCGCCGAGATCGCCGTTAGGAACGAGATATACTCCGTCCATGCGCTCCGCGGTCCTCTTCTGCTCCTTCTGCACCCTGTTCCAGCCGAAGTCGTTGTCGGTAAGTTCGGAATGCTCGAATGCCGCGAGTTCTATTATATAGAATTTGAGCGTAGGATTTCCCATTTCACTTCTCCACTCGGTAATCATCGTCTCGAGAAGGTTGCCGTAGTCGGCAGCGTTGAAGCAGTTGCTTTCGCCCTGGTACCAGATAACTCCGCTCGTCGGGAATTCCTTGATTGGAGCGATCATGGCGTTGAAAAGTCCTGCGGACTTGTACTGCAGGAACACTTCGCCAGGTCTTGGAGGCATGCGCCTTCCTGCCTTGTGACGCCATCCCTTCAGGAGGCTCTTTTCAGCAGCCCCCGTTTCAAGGGAGTAGCGCTTGCCCGGAACGAATGCCGGGACATTGCCATATGAGTAGAGATGTATTTCAATTTCGTTCGAGCCGGCCTTGAGTACACCTGCAGGCACTTTGTAGTTGCGCGGAGGGTACATGTAGGTAGTATTGCCGACAAATGTGCCGTTGACGAAGACTGAGTCAGCGTCGACGATAGCTCCGAGATGGAGTATCGCATCTCCTTCCGCCTCTTCCTCCGTCAAGTCGACAGTCCTGGTGAAGAAGTGGCTTCCGCAGATTGCCTGGCCTTTCTCGTCTTCAGCCCAGTCCACGGTGAATATGTCCACGTCCTCCCATTTCGCCTCAGTGTTGGCCGGAAGGGCGTTGTGAGCCGCCTGCCACTCGGTATAGAGGTTTGCGTTGAAATTCTTGATGCTGTCGAGATTATGCTCGTCCTTATAGAACTTCAGTTCTTCGAGAGCATATCCCGGAAGGCACTGCTCGCCTATCCAGGCCTCGATCGGAGAGCCGCCGACGGATGAATTGATCATTCCGACAGGAACACCGGTCGCAGCCTGAAGATAACGAGCCGTAAAGTAGAGGACAGCTCCCCATTCGGTAACTGCGCTGTCGGAAGATGCGACTTCCCAATTGGCGTAGCGGAGATCCTCTGCCGGTCCCTTGAATTCGTATGAGAGAGGGACCTTGATATATCTTATATTGTTATTGGAGTATCCCTTGACATCAGCGGCTACCGCGTCCATGCATCTTCTTACCGGAAGTTCCATGTTTGACTGGCCGGAACCTATATATACATCTCCGTAAAGGACGTCGCTGATGGTGAATTCTTCGAATCTGAGTTCATACGGACCGCCGGCAGGACGGGCGTCCATAAGGACTTTCCATTTTCCTTCCGAATCGGCTCTGGTTTCATAGTCTTTCTGGCTGTCTGCGGATACAAGGGAGAATCTCACTTTGGCTCCGGGACGGGCAGTACCCCATATAGGGACGGGAACGTCGCGCTGGAGTACCATCGAATCTCCAAAGATTGTCGCAGGGCATACGTTCGCCTCTTTCCGGCAGCCGGTCAAGGCTGCTGCCGCGATAATTGCGGCGGCTATAATCAAGTATGCGGATCTATACTTCATAACGTAGGTTTTAGCATTATTTCCCGATACAAAGGTATCAATTTTATATACCATAAACGTGTAACATTGTTTCAGTCTCTTGAAATTTTAGAACATTGTTGTCGTTGTTGTTACATTTTTTGTCAGAAATGCAACTTTTGGATAAAAACAATGGATGCCGGTTTGTTTCCGGCATCCATTACATATAAAGTATCAGTATTACCTCTTTG from Bacteroidales bacterium WCE2008 includes:
- a CDS encoding NDP-sugar epimerase, includes UDP-GlcNAc-inverting 4,6-dehydratase FlaA1 and capsular polysaccharide biosynthesis protein EpsC, translated to MLFAKLNELKSKYLSKRLIYATDVFLSVLASVVVLLTVNLLDTSRSFAGRHILLYSILSAGISAVTLLLTRCYRIIIRHLGIKDLVRFATAAIGKVLLVAVAMFAFGRFSYAIGIVLVLDFFLTFFLLIGVRILMIVAYDIVNQRILERNEFKRVLVYGLSDKSVASIVRLHSSPHYKVLGFLMPGRTGKGGMIDQLPIINFENEDDINAILSDYGVNAILFAKETDAQAEEDRLIKICSHRGIKCLIMPSVDEVVEGQTIIRPREIKVEDLLGRNEIKISMEKIIENFKDKVVMVTGAAGSIGSELCRQLAGFGIKRLILFDNAETPMHNLRLELEDNYPNLDFVPVIGDVRQIPRLDFAFRTYKPQVVFHAAAYKHVPLMEENPCEAVLVNVIGSRQVADKCIEYGVEKMVMISTDKAVNPTNIMGCTKRLAEIYVQSLGLALQNGTVKGKTTFVTTRFGNVLGSNGSVIPRFREQIAAGGPVTVTHPDINRFFMTIPEACRLVMEAATMATGNEIFVFDMGKPVKIDTLARRMIHLAGFVPDEDIKIEYTGLRPGEKLYEEVLSNEENTKPSFHERIRIAQVREYDYDEAKDVVNRLETLSRDVDIPDMVRLMKRTVPEYKSDHSRFEIYDKELEAERTE
- a CDS encoding transcriptional regulator, XRE family; this translates as MEDIKWMTDATILEHVGSRVREWRLEVGLSQKDLAAKALLSLQTVQKLEKGKGASLFNLIRILRIAGRLDALEAFTTEREISPIALEKLNSHNKVRQRAPKRKKDENAEGTPLW
- a CDS encoding serine/threonine-protein kinase HipA — protein: MKTLKVLLYGRQIGTLALLPSGFCSFEYTAEFCRSGMEPSPLHMPAVEGRVYMFPNLARETFSGLPGMIADSLPDRFGQALLDQWLTSQGRSAGGANALEKLAYQGRRCMGALTYEPAADVRMNKSSVIEMESLVETARKALSSKEGFQSTFDDDEQAILDILKIGTSAGGQRAKAVIAVNDKTKEIRSGQVAAPEGFRYWILKFDGFDSNGVTTEPADFGRIEYAFSECVRRAGIRMTECRLKEENGRAHFMTERFDRVASGKLHMQTLCGLAHYDFNMSGAYSYEQAFEVMRRLGLSYEEMQEMFRRMAFNVMCMNMDDHTKNISFLMDRSGRWSLSPAYDMLYSYNPEGQFAYAHQMTVAGKRAGITREDLLSVASEQGILRPGEILQEVRDAVLDFASVASSVGIRQANIRRITSDISQNLHDGGF
- a CDS encoding alpha-glucuronidase, whose translation is MSVIVTGCARGHDNLWLDGQVPRDAAPAYSYRILNHWDNLDDTVERGYAGHSIWGWTSGELPVERISEYGALNQKIGINGIVLNNVNASPAILDHEHLVRVGKIADILRHYGIKVYLSVNFASPMHVGSGADSTILSTADPLDKAVKKWWNDKTDEIYGLIPDFGGFLVKASSEGQPGPQDFGRTHVDGANMLANALVDHGGIVMWRAFVYSAGSPDRAMQAYDEFMPLDGKFADNVAIQVKNGPIDFQPREPYSPLFGAMRRTSLAPELQITQEYLGQGNHSVFLAPMWKEFLDSDTYRDGPGSLVSRVSGPIIAGVANVGQDENWCGNIFAQANWYAFGRLAWDPSLSSAQIADEWIRLTFPRPFFVSRRRFTEKFVEPVKAMMLSSWETCVDYMMPLGLHHIFAWEHHYGPEPWCDIPGARPDWLPSYYHRADTIGLGFDRTVDGSAAVLQYNDPFCTRIDDIRTCPEKYLLWFHHVPWDHKMRSGNTLWDELCYRYDRGVKATRANVELWESLRMYVDRDRWKSIHEKLQIQAADAAWWRDACLQYFAQFSRRPYPSGIEQPVIPLDSLQRIHLPMTYHN
- a CDS encoding Glycosyl hydrolases family 43; the encoded protein is MATKTPKRYLLPSDYMADPSVHVFDGKLYIYPSHDWESGIPEDDFGSHFAMKDYHVLSLEGKDPMTSPVKDHGVALKIEDIKWAGRQLWDCDVARKNGKYYLYFPLKDKTDIFRFGVAVSDSPTGPFVPQPDPMRGSYSIDVCVFEENGEYYFYFGGIWGGQLQRYRDNKALDTGSTFPADDEPAIPPRVARLSDDMLQFAEEPKPIVILDENGKPLTAGDNHRRFFEASWMHKYNGKYYYSYSTGDTHHLCYAVGDSPYGPFTYKGEILTPVVGWTTHHSIVEYNGKWWLFHHDSVPSGARTWLRSLKVCELKYDAEGNIQTIEGLDD